A window of Methanolobus sediminis contains these coding sequences:
- a CDS encoding NAD(P)H-hydrate dehydratase: MSSITSSKMRAIDANCTYLGLSPVQLMENAGAAIAREIMSKISSGKVLFVAGRGNNGGDAFVAARHLATNTNYEVRLILLGHSSRIRTEESKQNFSLLSYSGLTELKEIADSKELEKYSGWKDNDIIVDGVLGSGIKGAPREPESTAIALINSSNSFIISIDSPSGYDLDGGEVVKSVIADMTITFHRMKTGLELPGSEKYSGLVKVAPIGVCRDAEEYVGMGDLMSLSRRNRDAHKGNSGRVLIIGGGAYYGAPALAALAALRTGADIVTVAVPENVADTVASFSPNLIVIPLKGDRLNPSNIPVLKNLLETHDVAVIGPGLGREKETLETVEQLLPLCRKAVVDADALFELKLPIKSEGKFILTPHSAEFSRLYGSEIPEELDSKKNVVSSFASDNDVTVVMKGKVDVISDGSVARLNRTGNAGMTVGGTGDVLTGITGALFAVNDAMDAASCAVFISGAAGDLAFKNKGNGLLATDIIARITDVILGVL, encoded by the coding sequence ATGTCTTCCATCACTTCTTCCAAAATGCGTGCTATCGATGCTAATTGCACATATCTTGGCTTAAGCCCTGTGCAGCTTATGGAAAATGCAGGTGCTGCCATTGCCCGGGAAATTATGTCTAAGATAAGTTCCGGTAAAGTCCTTTTTGTTGCAGGCAGGGGAAACAACGGAGGAGATGCCTTCGTTGCTGCACGTCATCTGGCAACGAACACGAATTATGAAGTAAGACTGATACTCCTTGGTCATTCTTCCCGCATAAGGACAGAAGAATCAAAACAGAACTTTTCTCTTCTCAGTTACAGCGGCCTTACAGAATTAAAGGAAATAGCAGATTCAAAGGAACTTGAAAAATATTCAGGATGGAAGGACAATGACATTATTGTTGATGGGGTACTGGGTTCAGGAATAAAAGGCGCTCCAAGGGAGCCTGAATCAACTGCAATTGCCCTGATCAATTCTTCTAACTCATTCATAATTTCCATTGACTCCCCATCGGGGTATGATCTGGATGGTGGAGAGGTTGTAAAAAGTGTGATTGCAGACATGACGATTACTTTCCACAGGATGAAAACAGGTCTTGAACTTCCCGGTTCTGAAAAATATTCCGGTCTGGTAAAAGTTGCTCCGATCGGTGTTTGCAGGGATGCAGAGGAATATGTGGGGATGGGAGATCTTATGTCCCTCTCACGCAGGAACAGGGATGCCCACAAAGGCAATTCAGGACGAGTACTAATTATCGGCGGCGGTGCGTACTATGGTGCTCCTGCCCTTGCAGCTCTGGCAGCACTTCGAACTGGTGCGGATATAGTAACTGTGGCAGTACCGGAGAATGTTGCAGATACCGTTGCTTCATTTTCACCAAATCTCATAGTGATACCACTTAAAGGAGACCGGCTTAATCCATCAAATATTCCTGTTCTCAAAAATCTCTTAGAAACTCATGATGTTGCTGTGATCGGTCCGGGCCTTGGCAGGGAAAAAGAAACTCTGGAAACGGTGGAACAGCTTCTTCCTCTATGCAGGAAAGCTGTTGTTGATGCAGACGCGCTCTTTGAGCTGAAATTGCCCATAAAATCTGAGGGTAAATTCATTCTGACGCCACATTCTGCAGAGTTTTCACGTCTTTACGGTTCTGAAATTCCAGAGGAACTTGATTCTAAAAAGAATGTTGTCAGCAGTTTTGCTTCAGATAATGATGTTACAGTAGTTATGAAAGGAAAGGTAGATGTCATCTCGGATGGTTCAGTCGCCCGTCTTAACAGGACAGGTAATGCCGGAATGACCGTTGGCGGCACAGGAGATGTTCTGACTGGAATAACCGGTGCCCTCTTTGCAGTTAATGATGCAATGGATGCGGCTTCATGTGCGGTTTTCATAAGTGGTGCAGCCGGCGACCTTGCGTTTAAGAACAAAGGAAATGGCTTGCTTGCGACAGATATAATTGCTCGGATTACAGATGTTATATTAGGTGTATTATAA
- a CDS encoding DHH family phosphoesterase: MNNVAKEINATDKTKIKPTYLILGSGSFGFALAKELRELDKELIIVDKDAQKVETLREEAYEAMVGDVSDPNLFDTINTKNLAGILILSSDPKANKIALKNIKEKVSPDIYSVVRAPDVINMQEMETLGADLVIMPPRMVAKSLSRSLERAEAMRRGNKLTQWFETNKGKKLGIVVHDNPDPDAISSALALKTIASSFNVLADIIYHGEIGHQENKAFVNLLGIDLYRSEDVGFANYENLALVDCSMPGANNSLSLDTHVNIIIDHHPLPDADIDADFIDIRPHVGASATILTKYLQELNIDIDSELATALLYGIRTDTLDFKRNTDSADLSAASYLYPLSDHDILEQLERPSMSIETLDVLGEAINSRQVIGSYLLSNVGSIRNRDTLPQAADYLLNLEGISTSIVFGVTEDKIYISGRSNDIRVNLGDVMKRAFGEDAGGGHATAAAAQIPLGVFSASKDRQTLLRLVNEAVVKRFLAAVGVEEADE; the protein is encoded by the coding sequence ATTAACAACGTTGCAAAGGAGATTAACGCAACTGACAAAACTAAAATCAAGCCCACATACCTTATTCTTGGTAGTGGCAGTTTTGGATTTGCATTAGCCAAGGAACTCAGGGAACTTGACAAAGAGCTTATTATCGTCGATAAGGATGCGCAGAAGGTTGAAACACTGCGTGAGGAAGCATATGAAGCCATGGTTGGTGATGTCAGCGACCCAAACCTTTTTGACACAATCAACACCAAGAACCTTGCAGGTATCCTTATCCTGAGTTCTGATCCAAAGGCAAACAAAATAGCCCTCAAAAATATCAAGGAAAAAGTATCACCTGATATTTACTCTGTAGTAAGAGCTCCTGATGTGATCAACATGCAGGAGATGGAAACCCTTGGAGCAGACCTTGTAATTATGCCGCCAAGAATGGTGGCAAAGTCCCTTTCAAGATCACTGGAGCGCGCAGAAGCTATGCGCAGAGGTAACAAGCTCACACAGTGGTTTGAAACAAACAAGGGAAAGAAACTTGGAATTGTTGTCCACGATAACCCCGATCCTGATGCCATATCCAGTGCCCTTGCACTGAAAACTATTGCATCATCTTTCAATGTTCTTGCAGACATTATATATCACGGAGAGATAGGACATCAGGAAAACAAGGCTTTTGTGAACCTGCTTGGCATTGATCTTTACAGATCGGAAGATGTTGGATTTGCAAATTACGAGAACCTTGCGCTGGTTGATTGTTCAATGCCAGGTGCAAATAACTCGCTTTCTCTTGATACCCATGTAAATATCATTATAGACCATCATCCTCTTCCTGATGCAGATATAGATGCGGACTTTATCGATATCAGACCGCATGTCGGTGCATCTGCTACAATTCTTACAAAATACCTGCAGGAACTCAATATCGATATTGACAGTGAACTTGCTACTGCGCTGCTCTACGGCATAAGGACAGATACCCTTGACTTCAAGAGAAATACGGATTCAGCAGACCTTTCTGCAGCTTCGTATCTCTATCCTTTATCTGACCATGATATACTGGAACAACTGGAACGTCCTTCGATGTCAATTGAAACACTGGATGTGCTTGGTGAAGCCATTAACAGCAGACAGGTAATTGGAAGTTATCTGCTCTCAAATGTGGGAAGTATCCGTAACAGGGACACATTGCCGCAAGCAGCAGACTATCTGCTTAACCTTGAAGGTATTTCAACATCGATCGTTTTCGGAGTGACTGAAGATAAGATCTACATATCCGGTCGCAGTAACGATATAAGAGTCAACCTTGGAGATGTAATGAAAAGAGCATTTGGGGAAGACGCAGGCGGAGGACATGCAACTGCAGCGGCCGCGCAGATTCCTCTTGGAGTTTTCAGTGCATCCAAGGACCGCCAGACACTATTAAGACTTGTTAATGAAGCTGTCGTAAAAAGATTCCTGGCAGCTGTCGGTGTGGAAGAGGCCGACGAATAG
- a CDS encoding YkgJ family cysteine cluster protein, giving the protein MNDNLKEILINELVAELVAAKEISVQQIADEIHNIGFKCLMCGKCCRRECGDNRVAITATEIHTIKDNCNLRWEEIADPFVAESETPEEECEINAADGLIDEDGNIHTFGWMLHRKENNDCSFIPDDTTDHKCRIYNLRPLLCSTYPFYMEGLKLNISECEGIGRAMDKQESYELAELLLKRYIVELEDTILTYKNYNGFKTGENSKIIADSCLKQGYLNYIVHYSEGTYRITKNI; this is encoded by the coding sequence ATGAATGATAATTTGAAGGAAATCCTTATCAATGAACTTGTAGCAGAACTTGTTGCTGCTAAAGAGATAAGCGTGCAGCAAATTGCCGATGAGATTCACAATATCGGATTTAAATGCCTGATGTGTGGGAAATGCTGTCGCAGAGAGTGTGGCGATAACAGGGTAGCGATAACTGCTACTGAGATACATACAATTAAAGATAATTGTAATCTCAGATGGGAGGAAATTGCAGATCCTTTTGTAGCGGAATCCGAAACCCCGGAAGAAGAATGCGAGATTAATGCCGCAGACGGGCTCATTGATGAGGACGGAAATATACATACATTTGGATGGATGCTGCATCGAAAGGAGAATAATGATTGTTCGTTCATCCCTGATGATACCACAGACCATAAGTGCAGGATCTACAACCTAAGACCTCTTTTGTGCAGTACATACCCGTTCTATATGGAAGGACTTAAGCTCAATATATCTGAATGCGAAGGTATTGGAAGAGCCATGGATAAACAAGAAAGTTATGAACTTGCAGAGCTTTTGCTGAAAAGATACATTGTGGAATTAGAGGATACTATTCTCACCTATAAGAACTACAATGGCTTCAAAACAGGAGAAAATAGTAAAATTATTGCAGATTCTTGCCTGAAGCAAGGATACTTAAATTACATCGTCCATTATAGTGAGGGAACGTACAGGATAACAAAAAATATCTGA
- a CDS encoding 3-isopropylmalate dehydratase large subunit codes for MSTNNEPMTISEKIFSKAAGKTVKAGEFVLANIDRAMTHDITGPLAVEGFYEIMRDKEEKKVWDPSKIVILFDHQVPADSLNAAQNHIMLRKFAKEQGIINYDVYEGVCHQVMPEKGHVKPGDLVVGSDSHTCAYGSLGAFSTGIGSTDMAAVFASGKLWFKVPETIRFEVEGKLPKHVYSKDIILHLIGDVGAEGARYKAAEYAGSAISSLPMSERMTISNMAIEMGGKAGIIEADAVTEAYLKERIPDYEFDPYWKSDEGADCELHKYDISNLEPQVACPHNVDNVKPVTEVEGTKLDQIFVGSCTNGRFEDIEVVAKMMGDEPVAKGVRLLIIPASRTEYMKVLRAGYIEQFMEAGAIVEAPCCGPCMGGSFGLLGDGEVGLATSNRNFKGREGSPQSFVYLSSPATAAASALTGEITDPRKI; via the coding sequence ATGTCCACTAATAATGAACCTATGACGATCTCTGAGAAGATCTTTTCAAAGGCTGCCGGAAAGACGGTAAAAGCCGGAGAATTCGTACTGGCCAATATAGACAGGGCAATGACCCACGACATCACAGGACCTCTTGCAGTAGAAGGATTCTACGAGATCATGAGAGACAAGGAAGAAAAGAAGGTATGGGATCCAAGCAAGATCGTAATTCTTTTCGACCATCAGGTTCCTGCAGACTCACTCAACGCTGCACAGAATCACATTATGCTCAGGAAGTTCGCAAAGGAACAGGGCATCATCAACTATGACGTTTATGAAGGTGTCTGCCACCAGGTAATGCCTGAAAAGGGACATGTAAAGCCAGGAGACCTTGTAGTAGGTTCTGACTCACACACCTGTGCATACGGGTCACTCGGTGCATTCTCAACAGGTATCGGCTCAACTGACATGGCTGCAGTCTTTGCATCAGGAAAACTCTGGTTCAAGGTGCCTGAGACCATAAGGTTTGAGGTTGAAGGAAAACTTCCAAAGCACGTCTACTCAAAGGACATCATTCTCCACCTCATTGGAGATGTAGGTGCAGAGGGTGCAAGATACAAGGCAGCAGAATACGCAGGTTCAGCTATCAGCTCACTTCCAATGTCCGAGCGTATGACCATCTCCAACATGGCTATCGAAATGGGCGGTAAGGCAGGTATCATCGAAGCTGACGCAGTTACAGAAGCATACCTCAAGGAAAGAATACCAGACTATGAGTTTGACCCATACTGGAAGTCTGATGAAGGTGCAGACTGTGAACTTCACAAGTATGACATCAGCAATCTTGAGCCACAGGTCGCATGCCCACACAACGTAGACAACGTAAAGCCTGTAACAGAAGTTGAAGGCACAAAGCTTGACCAGATCTTTGTAGGCTCCTGTACAAATGGAAGGTTTGAGGATATCGAAGTTGTCGCAAAGATGATGGGTGATGAGCCTGTTGCAAAGGGAGTAAGACTTCTTATTATCCCTGCATCCAGAACAGAGTACATGAAGGTACTCAGAGCAGGCTACATCGAGCAGTTCATGGAAGCAGGCGCAATTGTGGAAGCACCATGTTGTGGTCCATGTATGGGAGGTTCTTTCGGACTTCTCGGTGATGGTGAGGTAGGACTTGCAACATCCAACCGTAACTTTAAGGGACGTGAAGGTAGCCCACAGTCCTTCGTATACCTGAGCTCACCGGCAACCGCTGCAGCATCAGCACTCACAGGAGAAATCACAGATCCGAGAAAGATCTGA
- the hisE gene encoding phosphoribosyl-ATP diphosphatase encodes MPDTDLSIFDELYGIIEDRKKNPVENSYVCSLLNHRKGIDKILEKVGEEAVETILAVKSGKKEDIIYESSDLLFHLMVMFVAEGITLEEIATELKKRRK; translated from the coding sequence ATGCCGGACACTGACCTTTCAATATTTGACGAACTTTATGGGATCATAGAAGACAGGAAAAAGAATCCTGTAGAGAATTCATATGTGTGCTCTTTGCTTAACCACAGGAAAGGTATTGACAAGATACTGGAAAAAGTCGGCGAAGAAGCAGTTGAAACCATACTTGCCGTGAAAAGCGGGAAAAAGGAAGATATCATATACGAATCATCTGATCTGCTTTTCCACCTCATGGTAATGTTTGTGGCTGAGGGAATAACCCTTGAAGAGATCGCCACCGAACTTAAGAAAAGAAGAAAATAG
- a CDS encoding CBS domain-containing protein, giving the protein MELTPIQKDILIALINLQREKDRAVKGEEIAELISRNPGTVRNQMQSLKVLGLVEGVPGPKGGYKATGEAYEALSITAMDHEASVPIYRNDQLVDGATVAEISFTTVRHPDLCHGMLKVLGNIKGFEQGDLVQAGPTPVNKLVVRGEIVGRDDTQNTLVFSINEMISLPKKPVKNYARTNMISISENASIQETARILVDNGIHGAPVMDGEVILGVVTFTDIGDAVASGKMTAKVKEIMTRDLITIDADTSLYDAVKMFDTHNIGFLLVSYDGVPKGVLSKKDVFHELVY; this is encoded by the coding sequence GTGGAACTGACTCCTATTCAGAAAGATATTCTTATTGCATTGATCAATCTCCAGAGAGAAAAAGATCGAGCTGTTAAAGGCGAAGAGATTGCAGAGCTCATTAGCAGGAATCCTGGTACTGTCCGGAATCAGATGCAATCTCTGAAAGTTCTCGGTCTTGTTGAAGGTGTTCCTGGTCCAAAAGGTGGATATAAAGCAACAGGCGAGGCCTATGAAGCTTTAAGTATCACAGCAATGGACCATGAAGCAAGTGTTCCTATTTACAGGAACGACCAGCTTGTGGATGGGGCAACAGTAGCCGAGATCAGTTTTACCACTGTCAGGCATCCTGATCTTTGTCATGGTATGCTAAAAGTACTTGGCAATATTAAGGGATTTGAACAGGGTGACCTTGTTCAGGCAGGCCCGACACCTGTGAACAAACTTGTTGTTCGTGGTGAAATAGTAGGAAGGGACGATACCCAGAACACTCTTGTCTTCTCAATTAATGAGATGATCTCCCTGCCAAAGAAACCTGTTAAGAACTATGCCCGTACAAATATGATCTCAATAAGTGAAAATGCTTCCATTCAGGAAACAGCACGTATACTTGTTGACAATGGTATTCATGGAGCTCCTGTAATGGATGGAGAGGTTATCCTTGGTGTTGTCACCTTCACTGATATTGGTGATGCTGTAGCAAGTGGAAAAATGACTGCAAAGGTCAAGGAAATTATGACTCGCGACCTTATTACAATTGATGCTGACACATCTCTCTATGATGCTGTAAAAATGTTTGATACTCACAATATCGGTTTCCTGCTGGTGTCCTATGATGGCGTACCAAAGGGAGTTCTTTCCAAGAAAGATGTATTCCACGAACTTGTGTATTAA
- a CDS encoding NOG1 family protein has translation MIFEKINTVQTSEELLDKAFRRATRAMSGKTISGRKTAIEANESMMLTAGNILTDNLKNIVRRFPTFENLPPFYYELADVMVGVDDMRKSLSRLDWASAKIHEVTRDHVGKIRKAREPMSVRKQCFGRLSSIMRSIDKDLLFLNESRNKLRKLPSVNDEPTIVVAGYPNIGKSSFVTKVTGATPEIAPYPFTTKGVSIGHFFVDNDRYQVMDTPGLLDRPMSERNEIELQAITALKNLDAVVLFIIDATETCGYEIEDQKRMLEEVRSGFNLPVLVAANKADLPQFRDLDFVDMKMSTATGEGIEEVTSTLIEMVKKAIAEKEVVEENEIMDDY, from the coding sequence ATGATCTTTGAGAAAATTAATACAGTCCAGACATCCGAGGAATTACTTGACAAGGCGTTTAGAAGAGCAACCAGAGCCATGTCCGGAAAGACTATCAGTGGAAGAAAGACAGCAATTGAGGCTAACGAATCAATGATGCTGACTGCTGGTAACATACTCACGGATAACCTGAAGAACATCGTTAGAAGATTCCCTACTTTTGAGAATCTGCCACCTTTCTATTACGAACTTGCAGATGTTATGGTAGGCGTTGACGATATGAGAAAATCCCTGAGCAGGCTTGACTGGGCCAGCGCAAAGATACATGAAGTAACAAGGGATCATGTTGGCAAGATCAGAAAAGCAAGAGAACCTATGTCAGTCAGAAAACAGTGTTTTGGAAGATTATCATCCATTATGCGCTCAATTGACAAAGATCTGTTATTCCTCAACGAATCACGCAATAAGCTCAGAAAACTGCCTTCAGTAAATGATGAGCCGACCATTGTTGTTGCAGGATACCCGAATATTGGAAAATCCAGTTTTGTTACAAAGGTTACCGGAGCGACACCTGAGATAGCTCCTTACCCCTTTACCACAAAAGGAGTATCAATAGGACATTTCTTTGTTGACAATGACAGGTATCAGGTAATGGATACACCGGGTCTTCTTGACAGACCAATGTCAGAGCGCAATGAAATTGAACTTCAGGCAATTACAGCTCTTAAGAATCTCGATGCTGTTGTCCTCTTCATTATTGATGCAACTGAAACATGCGGATATGAGATAGAGGATCAGAAACGCATGCTTGAAGAAGTTCGCAGTGGATTTAACTTGCCGGTTCTCGTAGCAGCTAACAAGGCAGACTTACCACAGTTCAGGGATCTTGATTTTGTTGATATGAAAATGTCAACTGCTACCGGAGAAGGCATCGAAGAAGTTACTTCAACACTTATAGAGATGGTCAAAAAAGCTATCGCAGAAAAAGAAGTAGTTGAAGAAAATGAGATAATGGATGACTATTAA
- a CDS encoding pyridoxal phosphate-dependent aminotransferase, which translates to MPDSKFAQRVLCIDISGIRKMFEGAGPNSINLGLGQPDFDTPQHIKQAAIDAINEGFTGYTAGPGIPELLQALSSKFKDQNNFEVSPNEIIVTSGASEALELAMASLVDPGDNVLIANPGFVSYNSLVHIMGGTVTPLPLEDDLTISPDVVMENIAPKTKAVIINSPANPTGAVQSKSDMKAFAEIADDHNITIISDEVYEHFIYEGEHVSPAQFTDNVITINAVSKTFSMTGWRIGYVAARKEYTEQMIKVHQYVQACANSIAQKAAYAAVSGPMDSVYAMRDEFKARRDMLVEGLNSIGLKCESPKGAFYAFPEVPEGTTSGEIASKLISNGVIVVPGTAFGDRGEGHIRLSYASSMDNLKQALDIMEKVL; encoded by the coding sequence ATGCCTGATTCGAAGTTCGCACAGAGGGTTCTGTGTATAGATATTTCCGGTATAAGAAAGATGTTTGAGGGTGCAGGTCCAAATTCTATTAATCTTGGTCTTGGACAGCCGGATTTTGATACTCCGCAGCATATTAAGCAGGCTGCTATAGATGCTATCAATGAAGGTTTTACAGGTTACACAGCAGGACCGGGAATTCCTGAACTTCTTCAGGCTTTGAGTTCCAAGTTCAAAGATCAGAACAATTTTGAAGTTTCACCAAATGAGATTATCGTCACATCAGGTGCTTCAGAGGCTCTGGAGCTTGCAATGGCATCCCTGGTAGATCCGGGAGATAATGTGCTGATAGCAAATCCGGGTTTTGTGTCATATAATTCTCTTGTACATATCATGGGTGGAACTGTAACTCCTCTGCCTCTTGAAGACGATCTTACAATAAGTCCTGATGTTGTAATGGAAAATATAGCTCCGAAGACAAAAGCTGTCATCATTAATTCCCCTGCAAACCCCACCGGTGCCGTGCAGAGCAAAAGTGACATGAAAGCATTTGCAGAGATTGCAGATGACCATAATATAACAATAATCTCCGATGAAGTGTACGAGCATTTCATCTACGAAGGTGAACATGTCAGTCCTGCCCAGTTCACAGACAATGTGATCACAATCAATGCAGTGTCCAAGACATTCTCTATGACTGGATGGAGGATTGGTTACGTTGCTGCAAGGAAGGAATATACCGAGCAGATGATCAAGGTCCACCAGTATGTGCAGGCATGTGCTAATTCCATTGCCCAGAAGGCTGCATACGCAGCAGTTTCAGGCCCGATGGATTCTGTCTATGCAATGCGTGATGAGTTCAAGGCTCGCAGGGATATGCTTGTCGAAGGTCTGAACTCAATCGGACTTAAATGTGAATCTCCAAAGGGTGCGTTTTATGCTTTCCCTGAAGTTCCAGAGGGAACTACATCAGGAGAAATCGCTTCAAAATTAATATCAAACGGGGTAATAGTTGTTCCCGGTACTGCCTTTGGTGACCGCGGAGAAGGACACATACGCCTTTCCTACGCTTCATCCATGGACAACTTAAAACAAGCTCTTGATATAATGGAAAAAGTATTGTGA
- the hxlB gene encoding 6-phospho-3-hexuloisomerase, with amino-acid sequence MKEIHLSECKYLTSSILLMAEHLENMANKLDRDSVIQMIEDIMAAKRVFVMGAGRSGLVGRAFAMRLMHLGLASHVVGESTTPAVSKDDVVIAISGSGQTRSIANLGRVAKEIGAKLVTITSNKESVLGELSDTTIVLPGRSKDDAGGYVERHMRGEYTYLTPLGTSFETSSSVFLDGVIAELIFITGASEEDLKSRHTNIE; translated from the coding sequence ATGAAAGAAATCCACTTATCTGAATGTAAATACTTAACTTCTTCTATTTTATTGATGGCTGAGCACCTTGAAAATATGGCAAATAAACTTGACAGGGATTCTGTCATACAGATGATTGAGGACATAATGGCTGCAAAGCGTGTCTTTGTCATGGGTGCAGGACGTTCAGGTCTTGTAGGAAGGGCATTTGCCATGAGACTTATGCACCTTGGACTCGCATCCCATGTAGTCGGTGAATCCACAACTCCTGCTGTCAGCAAGGATGATGTTGTCATAGCGATCTCAGGCTCAGGCCAGACCCGTTCCATTGCAAACCTTGGAAGAGTTGCCAAAGAGATAGGTGCAAAACTTGTTACCATCACATCCAACAAGGAATCCGTTCTTGGGGAGCTATCCGATACAACAATAGTTCTTCCGGGAAGGTCAAAGGATGACGCAGGTGGCTATGTTGAACGTCACATGCGCGGTGAATATACTTATCTTACTCCTCTTGGTACTTCTTTTGAAACCTCTTCAAGTGTTTTCCTTGATGGTGTTATTGCTGAGCTTATCTTCATAACCGGCGCTTCAGAAGAAGATCTCAAGTCAAGACACACAAATATTGAATAA
- a CDS encoding DUF2073 domain-containing protein, which produces MQGFQMDLVSEHRLSQMSPVEKVRFIIDEVKSGKILVLEKGLSPEEEASLIEMTMTLIEPDGFSGIEMESYPSEVDTSFIGKILKKNALKSRLTVIGPADQLKTLKKDRNMISALISTNK; this is translated from the coding sequence ATGCAGGGCTTCCAGATGGATCTTGTATCAGAGCACAGATTATCCCAGATGTCACCTGTGGAAAAGGTCAGGTTTATTATTGATGAGGTAAAAAGCGGAAAGATACTGGTCCTTGAAAAAGGTTTGAGTCCTGAAGAGGAGGCAAGCCTTATTGAGATGACAATGACTCTTATTGAGCCTGACGGATTTTCCGGTATCGAGATGGAAAGTTACCCGTCAGAAGTGGACACCTCTTTCATAGGAAAGATCCTCAAAAAGAATGCTCTTAAGTCACGTCTGACTGTAATCGGACCTGCTGATCAGTTAAAGACCCTGAAAAAGGATCGCAATATGATCAGTGCACTTATTTCCACAAACAAGTAA
- a CDS encoding Era-like GTP-binding protein, protein MGVIRSFKRNFSDLFKKLFKKQNARIGIYGPPNAGKTTLANRILRDWTGDAMGSVSHIAHETRRARRREGVTIKTNGNSITLDIIDTPGLATKIDFHEFMEQGMDEAESKRRAKEATEGVIEAVKWLENLDGVILVMDATEDPFTQVNVTVIGNMEARSLPLLIVANKVDLPEASPSTIRDAFPQHPMVSISALEGKNVETFYEELAKRFG, encoded by the coding sequence ATGGGCGTAATCAGATCGTTCAAGAGGAATTTTTCAGACCTATTTAAAAAACTGTTCAAAAAGCAGAATGCCCGAATTGGAATATACGGCCCGCCTAATGCGGGAAAGACTACCCTTGCTAACCGGATATTAAGAGACTGGACCGGCGATGCAATGGGATCTGTATCACACATTGCTCACGAAACAAGACGCGCAAGACGCAGAGAAGGTGTGACTATCAAGACCAACGGAAATTCCATTACTCTTGATATTATTGATACTCCCGGACTTGCCACAAAGATCGATTTCCATGAGTTCATGGAACAGGGTATGGACGAAGCAGAATCCAAAAGGCGTGCAAAGGAAGCCACAGAAGGTGTCATTGAAGCTGTTAAATGGCTTGAGAACCTTGATGGTGTAATTCTTGTTATGGACGCAACTGAGGATCCGTTCACCCAGGTCAATGTGACTGTTATTGGTAATATGGAAGCAAGGAGTCTTCCACTTCTTATTGTCGCCAACAAGGTGGATCTTCCGGAAGCTTCTCCTTCAACTATCAGGGATGCTTTCCCACAGCATCCAATGGTTTCAATATCTGCCCTGGAAGGTAAGAACGTAGAAACATTCTACGAAGAACTTGCAAAGAGGTTCGGGTGA